The sequence CAGGAGCTGCCCCTGAGACAGGCTAATGAGATGAGTATGAAATTGTGCTCCCATAGAACTTTTCACAGTCCAGTAAAGAAAACCTTCCTACCAGTAGGGAGGTTTTTCGATATGTGAATATACGATTGTTACGCGCGCATTATACTTTTGTCTTTCCACTTGAACTTCAATCTGACGACTCTCCGGTTTTGTGATTACCAGCCAGGTTCATTCTCCGTTCATATGTTTGTGATATGCTCTCAATTAAATGGCGAGAGTTAGTTATCAATAACACATTGAATGTTGGAGGGTTATCATGTCATCATCTATGAGAAGAATATTTTGCACAAAGATTTTACTGGCGTTACTGGTTGCTACAGTTGGGGCGAGTTTGTTAGGGGCTCAAACGCCCGCATCGGCAGCACTTCCCCCATCTACATTACTATCCACTAAACCGGAGGGACCAGCGGCGGGATTGGACGACCTCGCACAGCTATCAGCATTCATTGATGGAATCATGGAAGGGCATATGGACAATTTCAAAATTCCAGGTGCGGTCATCTCAATTGTCAAGGATGGGAAAATACTGCTCTCTAAAGGTTATGGACACTCCAACGTCGAAGAAGCCACACTAGTCGACCCCGAGACCAGCCTATTTCGGATCGCTTCGGTAACGAAGCTGTTTACTTGGACGGCAGTGATGCAATTGGTCGAGCAGGGTAAAATCGATCTGGATACAGACGTCAACACCTATTTGAAAACGGTGATCATACCAAAAACCTATCCGCAGCCGATTACTATGCGTCATCTCATGACCCATACCGCTGGCTTCGAAGAGGGGGGCGTCGGTTATCAAATTACCACGGATCCTAAGAAGCTGCCGGTTTCGATTTCTGAAACTCTTGCCAAACATATGCCAGCTCGGGTCATGCCTCCAGGCGAGATGATGTCCTATTCGAACTATGGCGCTTCGTTGGCGGGATTAATCGTCGAGGAAGTTAGCGGAATTGCGTATAATGACTATATCCAGAAAAACATCTTCGATCCGCTCGATATGAAATATGCTACGGTTCAGGAGCCTGTTCCGGCGTCTTTAGAGCCCTATGCAGTGCTCGGATATGCTAGAGAGAACGGCCAATTCGCAACCAGGCCGCCTACGTTCGAAGGCGGATTTCGCCCCGCGGGATCAGGATCCGTCTCAGCGGATGATATGGCTCATTTCATGATCGCCCATCTTCAGGACGGACGTTATGGAAACCAACAAATTCTCGAACCCAAAACGGCCCAATTAATGCATTCACCGGCTTTTGTATTTAACAAGCATTTACCGGCAATGGACCTTGGCTTTTCCGAGCTGAACATGAACGGCCTCCGCGTTATTTCTCATGGGGGCTCCGACGAGCTATTCAATACGGAAGTTTATCTTGTACCCGATAAGCAAATCGGCATTTTCGTTTCATATAGCGGCGGAGACGGTGGAGCAGCAGCGACAGGGTTGGCGAAAGCCTTTTTCGATCGTTACTTTCCTCAGCAGGAAGTCAATCAGTCTCCTGCCTACGCCGTTCTTGAGAATTCCTTGCAAAAATACGCAGGTTCCTATCAATTCACACGCCGTAACCACAGTGATGTAGATAAGTTTTTCAATTTCCTGGTCAAGCTTAACATTACGGTTTCCGATAACCGACTATCTATTGGAAGCGGAGCGGATCAGCAAGTTTATGCTCCAATAGGACTAGATTTATTCCAAGAAGTCGGAGGCACCAATAAGATGGGATTCCGCACTGATGCATCGGGAAAGGTTACTTATCTGTTCCTTGACGTGCTTAATCCCATGCCGCTTGAGCCCACGCCTCTGATCGACCAACCCAAATTCTGGCTTCCTTTGCTGGGAATATCGGCAGTTCTGTTTATTACTGTATTGACGGGGTTTGCTTATCGCAGACGCGAAATTAATGAGATGCCCAAAGTGCAGAGGTGGGCAGTTCGGGTATCGGTGGCTACCGCTGCTTGGGCGCTAATGACGTCGGTCGCGACATTCGTTGTCGTATTGAACATGGGACTGATTGATCGGCTTAGCCGCATTACACAATCGTTAAATCTCTACTTGTTCATGCCCATCATACTTGTGGGATTGACCGTGGCGATACTGGCTTTAAGCGTTATGGCATGGGAAAAAAAGTATTGGACCGTGCTGAAGCGTGTGCATTACACGCTAGTGGCGCTATCGGCAGTTGTGATGAGTTTGTTTTTTTATCATTGGAATCTATTGGGATGGCATTTTGGTTGAAGCAATAATCCGCCCATTCGGGAGGAACACGATAGAGATTGGAGGAGTGTATTCTCATGGCCAAAATCCTTATTGCGGATGACGATGCGCTCATTCGCGAGCTGATCACCTTGTTTTTGCGGAAAGAAGGATTCGAGATATTGGAGGCAAAAGACGGTGCGGAAGCGCTAGCGATTGTGGAAAATTCTCAAGTGGATTTGGTTATCCTCGACATTATGATGCCCCATTTAGACGGCTGGGAGTTGTGCAGGGAGATCAGGCGCGTAGATTCGAATATCCCTCTCTTGATGGTCACAGCCAAGGGAGAATCGGGGCATAAGGTTAAGGGATTTGAGCTTGGAACAGACGATTATTTAACGAAGCCATTCGATCCGCTCGAGCTTGTGATGAGAGTGAAAGCGTTGCTGAAACGTTATATGATTATCTCTTCACAAACCATACAGTTAGGCGGCATCGTACTGAATCGCCGCGGCTTTCAAGTTACACGTGGAGATGAAACGCTTAATCTACCGTTAAAGGAGTTCGAGCTACTGTTCAAGCTGGCTAGCCAGCCCGGGCAAATCTACACCCGAGAACAGTTGATCTCGCATATTTGGGGGAAAAGCTACGAAGGTGATGACCGAACCGTCGATGTTCATATTAAGCGGTTAAGAGAAAGGTTTGCCGGCGATTCGCAACATTTTCAAATTGAAACGGCCCGTAGTCTCGGGTATAGGTTAGTGATTACATGATCAAAACCTTATACGTTCGTACCATCTGTACGTTTCTGGTAGTCATTATCTTCAGCTTACTGTCCTCTTTCTTTATTGGGCACTTTCTATTCAAGAAAGAAATAAACCATATAGGACAGAACGACATGATTGCAGTAGGAGAGGATATTATACGTCTCTATGAACAAACAGGACCCGATGATGTGGATACGTTCTTAAAACGCATGGTGAAGGTATCCTCCTATCCAATTCATATTTATGACACTTCCGGCAACGTAATGATCTATGGTTTAAAAAATATGAATATCGTCAAAATAGCGCCGGAAGCGGTTCGGCAGGTGCTGGCGGGACAAAATTATACTTCTCCTACTAAGGTGGAACAAACTTTCATTGGTCTTCCCTTTTCATTCGACGGGGAGCCGCATGCCATGTTTATGCAGTTTTCCCCGCAGAACGAAAATGTCCTTAATCGGATGATGCTGCTCATATTGCTGCTCGGCCTGCTGATTGGAAGCCTATGCATTCTCATTGCGGCCCGGTATTTGGTGAGACCCATCCAAGCCTTGACGCAAGCGACCAAACGACTTGCAAAGGGCGATTTCGATATGGAGATAAAAACGAAACGCGTGGACGAAATGGGAGCCCTGACCCGTAGCTTTAATGAGATGGCGAGCGAGCTTAAGCAGTTGGAGCAGATGAGGCAGGATTTCGTTTCGAACATCTCTCACGAAATTCAAACTCCGCTAACATCTATTTCCGGTTTTGCTCTGGCCATGAAAAACAGCAACTTGGTAGCGGAGAGCGAACGGAATTATTATCTGGATATCGTTATCGCGGAGAGCGGACGACTATCTAGGCTTAGCGACAATTTGCTGAAGCTCGCTTCTCTAGATTCGGAGCATCATCCATTCGAGGCGATTACGTATAATCTGGACGAGCAAATCAGGCGAATAGTTGTTACTTGCGAGCCCCAATGGTCGGCCAAGGGCATTCGCATCGATTTAGAATGGGCTGATGCAGTCAAAATAACGGCAGATCGGGACCAGCTTAACCAAGTATGGATGAATTTACTCGGTAACGGCATCAAGTTTACCCCCGTGGGCGGGCATATCGAAATACGTATTACCCACTTGGTGAATGAAATTTTCGTCGCGATAACCGATTCAGGGATTGGAATAGCGCCGGAGCAGCTCGATCATGTTTTCGAACGGTTTTACAAAACAGACCTGTCGCGGAACCGCAACATTGGCGGTAATGGCCTAGGACTTGCCATTGCCAAGAAAATCGTGAGTCTTCATCATGGAAACATCGAAATAAAAAGTCAGGTTGGCCAAGGTACGACAGTGGTTGTTCATTTACCTATTCGATAATGGGAATTAAATATCACGTTGTGTCGGCAGTAGCAGTAGTTGGCCATCTACCCTTACACTCTCGACAATAAGATGTCAGTTGTATATATGCTATTATCCACTGTTTCTTTTGAGTGCTCAGATAGATTCATAATTTATCGGAGCTACACATTTAGGAAATACAGAACACTTGGCGGAATGAGATTGAAACCTGAAGAGAATAACTGTAAAAAGCCGCTAAACGCTTTTTTTGGTGTTTGGCGGTTTTTCTCGATGAAATATAATCTGTAATAGGTGTCTACCTCTTTTCACTGATATTTTCGGACTATTTTAAAACAATTCGTGCATTGCTCTCCTATAAACTTCAATTCTAAATTGCTACTATTACTAATGTAGCAAGACATTAAAGATTCAAAACAGGAGGGTTAATAATGTTAAAATGGAAGCGTTCTCTAACGGTCTTGGTAGCAACCGCTTTAATGGGATCGCTGGCTGCATGTGGTGGTGGCGGAGACACAAAGAATACTTCGGAGCCCACAAGCACTACGGCTGCAACAACAGTAGCCAGTAATGAGCCAGTAAAGCTGCGCATCATGTGGTGGGGTGCTCAAGAACGTCATGAGGCCACTCTGGCTGCGTTAGATTTGTACACGAAGAATAACCCGAATGTTACATTCGAGCCGGAGTATTCGGGGATGGATGGATATTTAGACAAATTATCTACACAGGCTGCAGCAAATAATGCGCCGGATATTATTCAATTAGATCCAGGCTGGACTCCGGATTGGGCAGCTCGCAATCAATTGGCGGAGCTGACGCCAGAGGTAGATGTTAGTAAAATTGATCCTAAACTGTTAGCCGGTGGACAATCTGCTGGCAAGCAATACGCTGTACCGTTGGGTTCGGTTGCTTTCGGCATGATTTATGACAAGGCGGCAATGGATAAGCTTGGTATTGCTAATCCTGCAAATGGCTGGTCATGGGATGATTTCTTCGCTTTAGCCAAGGAATCCAAGGCCAAGCTGCCAAGCGGACAATACTTTACCAAGGATTACGCTGGCGATTATTTTGCCTATTCAGCATTCCAATACAGCAAAGGCAAGGGAACCGTTATAACTGAAGACGGCAAGTTCAACATTGATCAGGCGACCTTTCTGGAGTGGACCACAAATTTCGAAGAGTTGCGTAATGCCGAGATTGTTCCTCCTGCGGATGTGAATTCATCGGATAAAGAGTTTGATCCGCAAATGGATTTGATGGCTGCAGGTAAAATTCTGCTGCGCTTGAGCTTCTCGAATAACTATGGTTCATGGGACAGCTTGAAACCAGGGGCATATGCCTTGGTGACCATGCCTCGTGCAACAGAATCAGGTGGCTGGCTGAAGCCATCTATGTATCTGGCAGTGTCCGCAGGCTCCAAAAAAATAGATGAAGCCAGAAAGTTCATCAACTGGTTCGTAAACGACCCGGAAGCCGGGAAAATATTGAAAACTTTGCGCGGATTGCCAGTTAATAAGGACAATGCGACCGCTCTGGAGTCCAGTATGAGTGATACTGATAAGGTAGGAATGGCGCTTCTTCGAGCCACGGAGAAAGACGGACAGACCTGGACAGCTGGAGCGGGAGGCTGGACGAACTATATTGATAAGGATTGGCCGTATGTTCGCGATCAGCTCAGCTTCAAGAAAATTACGCCGCAGCAAGCATTTGATCAGTTGAAAGAGGCATCGACAGCTTACGAAAAATAAATCAATGCGAAGATGCCCGGAACAAAGCTGTTCCGGGTCTTGCATTGTCTATTGGAGGGCTTTCTCATGAATAAACCTACTTTATTTCAACCTGGGGATGGTTATCAGGCTTGGCTGCAGTATCGCCAAATGTCGCCGGGGGAACGGTATAACGAATATGCATCATATAGCCATATTATCGTAACGGAACATGATGATATTATGCGTTCCGCCGTGTTCGAACTTTCACAAGGCATCAAGGGTATCTTGGGACATCCGCTTAATATTGCCGATGATCCCGAAATGACATCCTGTATCGTACTTGGAACCTTTGGTAGTAATTCTCTTCTCGATAAAGTTTTTCACAGCAGCGTGAGTGCTGCGGTTGGGACAGAAGGATATGTTATGAAGTCGGATAGCGTAACCTCCCGTATTGTTATAGGTGCCGTTTCTTCTGCTGGAGTGTTATATGGTGTCTTTCATCTGCTGCGGCTTTTAAGTACAGGCAGTCCAGTGGATGCTTTAGACATTGTAGAGAATCCCGTCAATAAGCTGCGTATGGTTAATCAATGGGATAATATAGATGGCAGTGTGGAACGGGGATATGCCGGGAAGTCAATTTTTTATCACAAGAACCAGATAACGACGAATCTGGAGCGTGTTCGGGATTACGCTCGGCTGCTGTCTTCCTCGGGATTGAATGCGATTTCAATTAATAACGTTAATGTGCATGAATTTGAGACTAAGCTTATGACTCAGGAATATCTGGCTGATGTAGCGAAGCTGGCGGATATCTTCAGGGCTTACGGCATTAAGCTATTCCTGAGCGTCAATTACGCCAGCCCAATTGAAATAGGGGGACTCACAACTGCAGATCCTCTGGATGTTGCAGTCCGCGCATGGTGGAGGGTTAAAGCGGAGGAGGTGTACGCCGCCATTCCGGATTTCGGAGGGTTCCTGGTGAAGGCGGATTCGGAGAATCGGCCAGGTCCGTTCACTTACGGGCGCGATCATGCCGATGGTGCCAATATGCTGGCTGAAGCACTGGAGCCTTACGGCGGCGTGGTAATCTGGCGTTGCTTTGTCTATAACTGTAAGCAGGATTGGCGCGATAGAACTACTGATCGAGCCCGGGCGGCCTATGATCATTTCCGACCTCTTGACGGAAGATTTATGAATAATGTCATCCTGCAGGTGAAGAACGGACCGATAGACTTTCAGGTACGGGAGCCCGTATCTCCGCTGCTGGGCGCGATGGAACATACGAACCAGATGATCGAGTTCCAGCTTACTCAGGAGTACACAGGTCAGCAGCGTCATGTGTGTTATCTGGTGCCGCAGTGGAAGGAGATTCTAAACTTCGAAACCTATATCAAAGGCGGAGGCTCCACGGTTAAACGGATTGTAGATGGATCTCTGCACGGCAATGCTTACAGCGGTTTCGCCGCTGTTTCCAATATAGGAACCGACGCGAACTGGACGGGGCATTTGTTAGCGCAAGCGAACCTGTACGGCTATGGGCGGCTATCCTGGAATCCGGAACTGTCTTCCGAAGACATCGCCGAGGAGTGGATACGTCTGACCTTCGGAAGCAATGAACAGCTGGTCCATACCATCACGAATATCCTGATGGACTCCTGGAGAATTTACGAGTCGTATACGGCCCCGCTTGGCGTAGGCTTTATGGTTAATCCGGATCATCATTATGGTCCAAATGTGGATGGGTACGAATATTCGATGTGGGGTAC comes from Paenibacillus sp. 19GGS1-52 and encodes:
- a CDS encoding HAMP domain-containing sensor histidine kinase, encoding MIKTLYVRTICTFLVVIIFSLLSSFFIGHFLFKKEINHIGQNDMIAVGEDIIRLYEQTGPDDVDTFLKRMVKVSSYPIHIYDTSGNVMIYGLKNMNIVKIAPEAVRQVLAGQNYTSPTKVEQTFIGLPFSFDGEPHAMFMQFSPQNENVLNRMMLLILLLGLLIGSLCILIAARYLVRPIQALTQATKRLAKGDFDMEIKTKRVDEMGALTRSFNEMASELKQLEQMRQDFVSNISHEIQTPLTSISGFALAMKNSNLVAESERNYYLDIVIAESGRLSRLSDNLLKLASLDSEHHPFEAITYNLDEQIRRIVVTCEPQWSAKGIRIDLEWADAVKITADRDQLNQVWMNLLGNGIKFTPVGGHIEIRITHLVNEIFVAITDSGIGIAPEQLDHVFERFYKTDLSRNRNIGGNGLGLAIAKKIVSLHHGNIEIKSQVGQGTTVVVHLPIR
- a CDS encoding extracellular solute-binding protein gives rise to the protein MLKWKRSLTVLVATALMGSLAACGGGGDTKNTSEPTSTTAATTVASNEPVKLRIMWWGAQERHEATLAALDLYTKNNPNVTFEPEYSGMDGYLDKLSTQAAANNAPDIIQLDPGWTPDWAARNQLAELTPEVDVSKIDPKLLAGGQSAGKQYAVPLGSVAFGMIYDKAAMDKLGIANPANGWSWDDFFALAKESKAKLPSGQYFTKDYAGDYFAYSAFQYSKGKGTVITEDGKFNIDQATFLEWTTNFEELRNAEIVPPADVNSSDKEFDPQMDLMAAGKILLRLSFSNNYGSWDSLKPGAYALVTMPRATESGGWLKPSMYLAVSAGSKKIDEARKFINWFVNDPEAGKILKTLRGLPVNKDNATALESSMSDTDKVGMALLRATEKDGQTWTAGAGGWTNYIDKDWPYVRDQLSFKKITPQQAFDQLKEASTAYEK
- a CDS encoding alpha-glucuronidase family glycosyl hydrolase gives rise to the protein MNKPTLFQPGDGYQAWLQYRQMSPGERYNEYASYSHIIVTEHDDIMRSAVFELSQGIKGILGHPLNIADDPEMTSCIVLGTFGSNSLLDKVFHSSVSAAVGTEGYVMKSDSVTSRIVIGAVSSAGVLYGVFHLLRLLSTGSPVDALDIVENPVNKLRMVNQWDNIDGSVERGYAGKSIFYHKNQITTNLERVRDYARLLSSSGLNAISINNVNVHEFETKLMTQEYLADVAKLADIFRAYGIKLFLSVNYASPIEIGGLTTADPLDVAVRAWWRVKAEEVYAAIPDFGGFLVKADSENRPGPFTYGRDHADGANMLAEALEPYGGVVIWRCFVYNCKQDWRDRTTDRARAAYDHFRPLDGRFMNNVILQVKNGPIDFQVREPVSPLLGAMEHTNQMIEFQLTQEYTGQQRHVCYLVPQWKEILNFETYIKGGGSTVKRIVDGSLHGNAYSGFAAVSNIGTDANWTGHLLAQANLYGYGRLSWNPELSSEDIAEEWIRLTFGSNEQLVHTITNILMDSWRIYESYTAPLGVGFMVNPDHHYGPNVDGYEYSMWGTYHFADCHGIGVDRTQLSGTGYTGQYAGANVDTYESLESCPDELLLFFHHVPYTHVLHSGKTVIQHIYDTHFAGAEQASQLKSAWRLLEVLMDDQLHQQVAVRLEEQAEHAMEWRDRINTYFYRKSGIADQEGRGIY
- a CDS encoding serine hydrolase domain-containing protein; this translates as MSSSMRRIFCTKILLALLVATVGASLLGAQTPASAALPPSTLLSTKPEGPAAGLDDLAQLSAFIDGIMEGHMDNFKIPGAVISIVKDGKILLSKGYGHSNVEEATLVDPETSLFRIASVTKLFTWTAVMQLVEQGKIDLDTDVNTYLKTVIIPKTYPQPITMRHLMTHTAGFEEGGVGYQITTDPKKLPVSISETLAKHMPARVMPPGEMMSYSNYGASLAGLIVEEVSGIAYNDYIQKNIFDPLDMKYATVQEPVPASLEPYAVLGYARENGQFATRPPTFEGGFRPAGSGSVSADDMAHFMIAHLQDGRYGNQQILEPKTAQLMHSPAFVFNKHLPAMDLGFSELNMNGLRVISHGGSDELFNTEVYLVPDKQIGIFVSYSGGDGGAAATGLAKAFFDRYFPQQEVNQSPAYAVLENSLQKYAGSYQFTRRNHSDVDKFFNFLVKLNITVSDNRLSIGSGADQQVYAPIGLDLFQEVGGTNKMGFRTDASGKVTYLFLDVLNPMPLEPTPLIDQPKFWLPLLGISAVLFITVLTGFAYRRREINEMPKVQRWAVRVSVATAAWALMTSVATFVVVLNMGLIDRLSRITQSLNLYLFMPIILVGLTVAILALSVMAWEKKYWTVLKRVHYTLVALSAVVMSLFFYHWNLLGWHFG
- a CDS encoding response regulator transcription factor — protein: MAKILIADDDALIRELITLFLRKEGFEILEAKDGAEALAIVENSQVDLVILDIMMPHLDGWELCREIRRVDSNIPLLMVTAKGESGHKVKGFELGTDDYLTKPFDPLELVMRVKALLKRYMIISSQTIQLGGIVLNRRGFQVTRGDETLNLPLKEFELLFKLASQPGQIYTREQLISHIWGKSYEGDDRTVDVHIKRLRERFAGDSQHFQIETARSLGYRLVIT